ATGGTGATTTGCAGGCTGTTCAGTCGGCTCTCGCCAGCGGGCGACTTTCTGCAAAGGACCTTGACCTCGGACTCAGGCAAGCTAATAGTGAAGGACATCTCGATGTCATAGCCGCGCTGTTTGATGCTGGTGTGCCTATGTCGCCTCTTGCAATAGCATATCTGATCGGGGATAATGGCCAACAGGACCCCCGCGTTATTAGACTCTATTTAGACCGTGGCTTGAAGCCTCAAAAATGTAAGACGCCTGAAGGCGAACCTCTGCTACGGTACGTGCATATCACCTAACCTGAGCGTCGTTGATGCAACTAATTAACTGGTAACATAGCTTTTTCTATGCTGATTGTGCTCGCGTATTGCTTGAGTGAGGTGTCGACCCTAACCGCTCTGGTCCGAGAAAGATAAGCCCCCTCGCCAGCGCCCTTAACAAAGTCTGCGACGATGGCGGTGCCACATTCGATCTACTTGTGGAGTATGGTGCGAAAGTAGATTCAAGCCTTCTTTTCTATGCTCTTTCTTCGTCATACGATACAGCCTTGAAAGCtcgcttcctcttttctAGGGGTTTTGACCCCCTCACGGCAACCTCTAGCGATTGG
The window above is part of the Aspergillus luchuensis IFO 4308 DNA, chromosome 8, nearly complete sequence genome. Proteins encoded here:
- a CDS encoding uncharacterized protein (antiSMASH:Cluster_8.16); this encodes MSSSSGDSRLNNKFKNACYNGDLQAVQSALASGRLSAKDLDLGLRQANSEGHLDVIAALFDAGVPMSPLAIAYLIGDNGQQDPRVIRLYLDRGLKPQKCKTPEGEPLLRYVHIT